CCAGTGAAGCACATTTTAGGTGGAGGTCCTTTGTCGTGAGTGTACATGCCATAAACACTGAACAGTGGCACCAAGATGCTCTTTCTATGGTTGCAGGATTGATGGGGCCAATGTGTCAGCCAAAAGCAAGAGCAATGCTTCACCCTTTGAGGCCCTGCTTCCCTGGGTAGACAGTTAGGGCTTATCCCTTCTGTCTATTTTGCAGGCCTGGGCTTTGCTAAAGAGCATTTGAGGAGAAGGAGATCTTTTCCTACTGACAAAGCTGTATCATCCCCTACAAATTGCACCCTGGATTGGCATAGTCATGGAACCACAGTAGAAAAACACAGGGAAGGATGGGGTGAGAAAGGTGTGAAGCTCATTGGCATAAGAAGGTACCATTTATCTGAATAAAAGTCAGGCCTTCTCCTGGGGATTACTTTTTTTCGTTTTTTGAAGAAAAGCTGGTCTTTAGGAAGTGGTCTTTTTTATTCCTAAGGACAAAGGAAAGTTCCAGTGCAGAACAGTCTGCCGCTCCTGAGCTCCGTGTCAGAGTCAGTTTAGGAAGGTCAGATGATGCAGCACTTCATGGTCTAAGACTGTTTGGGGGAGGAGCTGaggtggggagagtggagggaggatGTGGAAGTCACAAGAGAACCACCCCCTGCTCACTTCTCTGGCTGCCCAGAGAACCCCTCCTGCATGGGATGGCCCTCCTCTGTGCGGGGGAGATGGTGATGCCACGGGGGTCTGCACTTGTATGGCCAAGAGTGCCTCCTCGGATCTCACTTAATAGAAGTCATGCATGCACATGGTAAACACTCAAATGATATAAAAGATATGCAGGGAAAGTAACTcttcctctcactttttttttcttcttttgttttaagcagagaaagatttactgCAGGGCCAaacaaggagaatgggtggctcatgCTCAGAAACCTGAACTCCTGATGGTCTGGGGggagtttttataggcaaaatttgggtgagggctgcagggtgtgtgactttcttctgactcACTGGTGGGGAGGTAACAGGGTGTTGCTCCAGGAAtctcagcctgaagttgccatccttCACCTGGGTGGGAGCCTTATTTCCTACAGAAGAACGTAAAGACACCATTATATacattccttgaggaggaaccaggaccctgcccccaAGCTACACTGTTGTGCCTTGACTGTTCCTCCTTTgcttctgcattccctcccttccctgacaAGCAACTGTTTGAacctgccctttggaactcagggaaggtcaaggaggctgaaggaAGTCTATgtcctacaaataagaaatggggAACATGGGAACGATTTGTACCACGgtggaccccacagggtcctgctgtttCAGCCAGATCTGGTTAATTCAAACTGCCAGCTCTGATTCTTTCACCCCCTTTTCCTGTCCTGTCTAGAAACCTTGCCATGCACGTAACTCCCACCCCTGGGAGTCTCAAATCTGCAGAGACAAGATAAGCACTTGCTTCTCATCAGACCCTGGGACTTTTCCTGGCTGCACACCCAGGTGAATGGTCAGCTGGGATTGCCCAGCCTTCCCTTGTCTTGGGATCAGAAATCAAGACTTTAAAGTTTTTCTCCAATGTCTCCCATGGGCTTGCTAGACAATCAGACTTCAGGAACTTGCCAGAGCCTCCTGGAGGTGGCCTCCTGGCAGGGGAATACTTATAACAGCAGGGTAAATGGGTCCTGCTGAGTTCAAAGCACTTTGGCCCCAGGTTATCTTGTTATCATTGCAAAGGGCTTTCTGCCATCTACTTAGCATCTTGTAGACTTTGAGACTTGAAGAAGGATAGTGACATGTTGTGAACTTCCAGGGTGTGGTGGGAATGGTGAGAAAAGGGTTTTGGGGACAGTGAAACTGCTCTACAGGAACACAAAGCAGGATTGTTGTGTATAATGACAACCTTTGTATCGGAATGGGCTCCAAGTGAGGCAGGTCTGGTGATTTTAATCTCCTTTCAAGGTTTAGCTGCTCTGAGCTCTGTGAATTTCAAATAGTCTAATAGTCAGTTTGgctaatacatttatttacttagagACTTTCAAAATTAAACCAATGAAGACCTGCCAAACACCTACCATGTGCTAGATACCATGTTAAGTGCTGTGGGAAATTCTGAGATGACTCACCGTCCCTGCCCTCTAGGAATTCATAGTCTGGTAGGGGATATAAGATATATAGATCAATAACTGAAATAGAAGGTGGAAAGTGACAATGAttcaagataaatataaataaactgtgaagcaaattcagaggagggagaaataTGCAACAGCCAGTGAAAAAATCTGGAGTAAATTTTTAGATTAAGACATACTTGCACTATACTTAAAGGATTAGAGATGCAGAGGGCATGCCAGGTGGAACTGCGGCAGAAAAGCCTGAGTGTGTATAGAATTGCCAAAAGTTTGGTTTGGCACCCAAAGGAAATAGGAAAGATAGACCGTAGGGGTCCTTCCTCTTTAGGCAATGAGCATCGCAGCAGCAGTGCAGTCTGATGGGATGAATGTTTTAGGAGGAGCCAGAAGCAGAATGTaggacaggaggaaggaaaggacagaatGTGGAGGACATCGGGCAATTATTAGGTTTGTTCAGGCAGGTGGAACAGAAGGGAGTGGGCAACCTAGATAAGTGTTTTAGAGTAGAATTAACACAACTTTGCAACTGATTATGAAAGGAAGCAAGGGACAGGCATGAATGAGAAATACTATGAAGTTTCTAAGCCATGGGTGGCTGAGGAATTTGTGGGACCAATAGACAGCAAAGCATATTTGGAAGGAAATAGGAGGAGTTCAGGTTTGGACAAGAGGAGTTTGAGATGGAAATTCAGGCTTAGAGTGTGGAGGGAAATATGTCTGGAGATATAGATGACCGTCTGTGTTGAGGAAACAAAGCAGTAGAATTCCATAAGGTttcagaagaaggaggaaggtctATTCTCCACGGAGGAAGAATGAGCGGAGGTGTGAATGTGGCTCTGGGCTCTGAGGTCAGACAGACCCGATTTGGAACCCTAACTCTGCCACAtactttctgtgtgaccttgggcaagatacctgatctctctaagcctcagtctcctacctgtaaaatgaggtagAAAATAGTCTGTTTTTTGGCAGGAGATGTGAGGattcaataaaatgataaatgtaaaatgtttagaatgTTGCCTGGCATATGCTCAGTAAAAgctagttatttcaaaataaagtatcACCACTAATAATGGAAGTGATTGTGGACAAAAACTTGGGGGCACTGACCTTCTTTGGGCATGGGGGAAGAGAAGtcagagaggaagacaggaagaaacaACAGAAGAGGATCAATAGACTGTAATTTTGCAGCATAAGGAGAGCGTTCCACAAGGACTTGGTGGCCATGGTTATCAGTTAAAATGAGAAGTTAAGTTAGATGAGTGTAGAGAAAACACCATTAAATTTGGAAGAGGAagatattagtttgctagggtcTTTATAAcagtaccacaaactaggtggcttaaacagcagaaatgtactatctcacagttccagagactagaagtccaaaatcaaggtgttgggagggctggttccttctgagagagTAAGAAAGGGTTGATTCCATGCCTCTCCTCTAGCCTTTGATGGTTTCCTGGAGATCTtgtcattccttggcttgtaaacACAACACCCCAATTTCTGCTTTTGTCCTTATGGCGTTCTCCCTgtgacaccagtcatattgggtcAGGgggcccaccctcctccagtatgatctcattttaacttgttatatctgcaacaaccctatttccaaataagatcgtgcactgaggtactgggggttagaactGCAATATGTGAATTTGGTGGGAACACAGTTCCACTTGTGACAGGGAAGGTGGCCTTCGAAAGAACAGTTTCAGCAGAGACCAGATTATACACCAGACAAGAGAAGTCAGGAAGTGGAATTCTGCGGTGGAAGGGAAACAGAAGAACTTGGGACAAATTGAGGTATATTAACCATGAAGGCAAAGAGGAAGTTTATATTGAGGACAAAGCAAAATGGATGTATGAGCAATGATACGTGCCCATGTTCAAGTCCAGACAGTGGACTTTTCTGCACCTTCCTGCCAGGCCCCAcactcttttcttttgtttttgcccAACTTAAATGGAGAATTGGTTTATCTTTCCAGTTTgctcatgaaaaaaaattgacactgagagagaaagcaagcaagcacaTGCAAGCAACCCTGATTTATGTTAGTCTATAGAAATATaatgaggaaaggaggaaggaagtccTCTTTTGGGTATAATCAGAGCATATGCGCTCACAGAATTtcaggatttcttttaaaatccttttttttccccaaagaagatatgtaGCTTAGAATGAAGAatatttcctttgagaaaaagCTTTAAAGATAATACTAATCTTAATTAAATAGTCTTTCATATTCAGAAGggaacaaaattataaatgtacatGCAACGTTCTCAGCcatacattctttttaatgatattaatataTCCCTAGAGATAACTGTAAAGCTTCTTTCTAATTAGGTAGTATTTTATTAAACTGAACAAAATTTTGTGTTAGTTTGAATACCATTTTCAAGAATTAAATAGTAATCATATCCTCAGATAAAGAGGGTTTTGCTTTCCCCCATGGAAATTATTGGTGCTGGTCAAAAACCAGTTTTAGGATGATGGAAACAATGAGTCTGCTTGTTAAATGAAAGCAATTCAAAGTCCCTGAGATCTTGCCAAGTGTGACTATGTTATTGATGATTCTACTTATGCCAAGAtagctattttaattaaaaattagaataatttaaacTTTATAGAAATCGAGCTTTTCCAATGGACTGATTGTTTTAATCAAATAAgtcaaaataatttacatttacaGTAAATTAACCTCTGGGGGCATAGTATGGAGGAGTGGCTTGAGGACTTGGGCTGGAAGCAgaaagacctgagtttgaattctggttctataattaaagaaaaaagagggagagcaCAAAGTATGTAAAACTGGAAATGATAAAGATTGAAATAATTGTACATGTAAATccctaaaagaaagaaactgaagtgaaaaatatgAATGTACCAATTACCACATAAGGTGTTGGAAAGGTGATTAAAAAGCTATGATTGAAGGAGATCCCAGGACCAGACAGATGCACAACtgagtttttttctcatttttaaagaacacataATTCAGACGTTTTATAAACTAGTCTAGGTCACAGACAATGATCACATACGAATGTAgatgcaaaatttctaaaatattagcaaatggatTCTATTAGTGTATCTACTAGTAGTAAAGCAAGTACAGTTTTTTCCACGAATGCAAATACAGTTCAATGCTGGAAATCTATCCTTTCATCAACAGACTAGAGGAAAAAATCACCCATCAATTGAAAAGACATTCAATTAAATTTAGCAActgttcctaaaaaaaaaaaaaaaactcagtaaaataaagaatatttaccaGAAATGAGTAGCAAATATTATCCTAAATGGTAAAATAGTAAAACTATTTCAATCCAAAACCAAGAACTAGACAGGAATGCCTACTCTCCccattattatttaacattgtCTTGAAGGTTCttgcaaatataataaataaataaaataatcagtaaatataccaggaaagaggagaaaatcatCTCTTTTTTTGGCCCTATCATTAAATACATGGAAAATCCAGGAAGCCATAGAAGAAAACCTTCTTAGAATTAAGTGTCTAGCTGCAAGATAAATATATGAAACTCAGCAATTTTTATCAGTTATAAAAACAGATagatacaaatggaaatgttaaaaCGTATTCAATTAATACcagtaaatttataaaatacaaagaaatttgacaagaaaagtacaaagacttatatgaagaaaataattcatcaGAAGTTGTCTGTCTTATAAAGGGacataaaataagatataaacaaatagaaataccATGTTTTTGGATGGGAAGACTTGATATTAAAATGATCAATTCttccaaaattaatatataaatttaatgtaattctcCATTAGGATCCCAGTGGCTTTGGAGTGGGGAGGATTCAATACAATGATATCGAAGtttataaagaagaataaatgacCAAAGATGGCCcagaaaaatatgataaaaagacTAGTGGGAAAGGATTTACAAGATGTCAGAACATGctataaattaaatattgtatTGACATAGGAATAGGTAACTAGGTTGGTAGACTAGAATAAATAACCTGGAACTAGATCTTGGAATATATAAGCATCTTCTATACTAGAAAGTTGATAGTTTACTGCCATGGGAAAAGGATGCATTCTGTAATGAATGATGGTGGCAAAGCTGGCTatccatttgaaagaaaaacttgaacacttattttatgtatgttcaaaaataaagaaagatgtaaaaactaaatgtaagaaaattaaactATAATATCTTGCAAGATAATCTGGGAGGCTACATGTTTAGATTTTCTAAGAAGTGAGAGTGATGAGGAAAGACCCTTTTAACCAGAAGCTTGATcgtatttaattatatataaattcatacTCTTGTAAGGCAAAGATATCATGGGCAAAGTCAATAATGGtgaattgggaaaaaaatgattgcaAAGCAGGTGACAGGTAGAAGATTTGTAATGAAAATGTACCAAGAACTCTCACAAATGGCAAGCAAAAGATAAACTACCCAATAAAAAATGGCCAAGTCATACAAATAAGTATTTTGTGGAAGAGCAAATTCAGTTGccagtaaacatatgaaaatgtgctcaaattAATTAGAAGTTAGAGAAAAGCATATTAAAGTACTAATGAGTTTATTCATTACCTCTGACTGTTAGAAAGAAGCAGTAGTGCCAAATACTGATGGGATGCAGAGAAAACGCTGATAGCATCCTTTgccaaaggaaatgtaaattatttcagTACTTTTTGGAAAGTGATCTGgcaacttcttttaaaaataagagtatatCTTTTCTTCAACCAAGCAATTCCTCTTATGATTTTCTCTTATACAAATGAATCCATTCTGATTTGAAAGGATttctgaggggagagggtatagctcagtggtagactgcatccTCAGTACTgccaataaaataaacttaattaccccccacccccccccaaaaaaaaggatttctgtaaggtgtttttgtggttttttttttttttttttggctgcaaaAAAGCATTACTGTTTCCATTTGGTCCAGGGGAAAGGGCTCCAGGGTGGTTAAAAAAGCTGCCTAGTGGCTACAGAGAGAAGCTTCACCAGTGGAGTGGGACTTCTCAAAGGCTGCTGGTTTCCAGAGGTTTCTAGTCGTGCTTGAGGTTGAGCCTTTGGAAGAGATAATTGCCCCGCCCAGCCTCGGGACTAGCCAGCCTGCAGAGGTTGGTCAGGTGTTTGCCCATCTTCTTGATGAGTTTCACATCCTCACCCAGGAAGTGGCTGTCCAGGATGTCACAGAGGTAGAGGTCCGGGCGGGCAGAACCCAGGGCATGCAGATCCAAAAGGGCCTGGTTCAGGTTTTCCTTCAGTGGAATGGCGGCTTCCACAGGGTCCTGTGTTTTACCTCCCTCAGCTTGAGATGGATTCGGCATGTCCTGGAAGCGGGCGTGGCCGCTATGCTGGTTTTGCATTTTGGAGACAGGCTGGGTGCCCTCGCGTGTCTCTTCAGCCAATCATGGGAAAACTGGCCCAGGCTGTCCAGAGCCGCATCACCGCAGTGGAAATAGAAGCCCACGGAGAGGTAGGTGTAGGAGGCCCGTGAACACACGTTGACCAGGCGGTTGACAGCCGCCTCCACCTTGGTGGAATAATTCTGACGAATCTGGGAAGCTCATAGTTGATTGGTAATAAGGAGCTAAGCTCAAAAAATGGTGTTGGCTGGCCCTAGAGGCTAAGGTTAGCTAAGTGGCTGACGCCGAACGTTGTGACTGGAAAAAAGTTTGGCAAGTGgtcagaggctggaggaaggggcgtCCCTGGGTCTCTTCTGGCCAAACACTGTTGAAGCGAGAGACAGACTGTGAGACTGTAAGATATTCTTAAGTGAGAAAAACAAGATGCCAGGAAATGTAGATAATATGATTcgatttttaaagagaaacaatgaaaaactTCCCCTAGTATGAATatgaatatggaaaaatatatggaCAGATACGTGCTAGGTTATTGACATGAGTTTTCTGTGGTATTAGGTGAGAGGGACAGTTAATAAATCCAATATAATTTCTTCAATAATTTTCTATGcaacatatttatttctttttccaattaatatttttatattaccaaaatttaaaaatttaaggtcaatttttttcatatacattttttgaCAAAGACTCAActaatttagctttttttttttcctacctagCTTAACTAGTAACTTTTGCTACTGTGAGTTTTGTTTTGGCCATTACTTTTAGCAAGTACAATTCTCCTGGATCAAATGATCAGATCAAAATTTTGGGAAGAAGactattttttagtataaaattttGAGCTCAAATTTTGCTGTTTTCAATAATACCTAAAAGATGATTCTTTAAGTcatttgaaaatcaataatagattttattatttgaagCTTTTGCCATTGCAATTTTTGttctatataaattatttctgaaagtaCTATTTATTATGAATTGGATGTGCTAATGAGTTTATTTTCGTGGcccagaaaacaaagcaaatatatAGAGCAAAGATGTAAGACCTGAATGCACAATGGGATGAAAATATCTTTGAGGTCAAAAGTTAGGGTCAAAGTGCTCTTCTTTGTGCCTGACATAGATTAAATGCTTGGTAATTAtttactaattattattattacttggtAATTATTtaccaattattattattacttgaaAGTGTAAATAATCCTACTCTATTTAGCCACCCTACTCTCTTACAAGGCTTTGCCGTTGAGATTAGGAAGACAATGGTTCGTGTAGAGCTGGAGTCAGGGGTCAACAAGGTAACCTTACTAAGTGAGGCAGGCCAAGCAGGAGATCCAGTGGGGACTGGGAATGTCAGACTGGGGGAGCCCTGCCCAGGCTATAGGGGCATTTGCTACTCTGCTCCAGCTAATTGTGGGTCGTATGTTGCCATAtccttagttttttgtttttgtttttgcttttaaccaATCTGAAAGTCCACATTTTAAGGTGAAATCGGATATTCAAGCATTGGTGGGtgttttgaattttatgaaaCACCATGTGGGTCAACAGTATGTAGTTCTGACAAAACTACATGCTACTTTTTGACTTCCGGTGTGGCTCAGTCCAGGGCTGTGCTCATGTTCCCAATGTTGGAAAATGTGACCTATTAGGAAAATGTCATCTTCTGTCTGAAAAGTCCCTCTGCCGAGAAAATTTGTCTGTCTGTGACCTCAGGATCAGATAAGTCAGGTGTGTCCTTGGTCGAGATCTGAAGGACGGAGATTAAGGGAAGTGTGCTGGGGAAGGATTTGTCTAGATGCACCCCATAGAGTCCCCCGTGTATTTCAGGGCATCCCCTTGAAATAGTGTGGGATGTTGGCTGTCCAGCAGCAGGTGGCAGCATTGGAACAGAGATTGGCCATGTTACAGCCCATGATAGTTTCAATTCCTTCTCTATTTGTACTTGAATATGGGAAGCAACAGATTACTCAGATCAGTTTTAGAGGGAAGAAAATTATTTGCCATGcactttcaatttaaaaaaatatttaagcccCTACCGTGTGCCAGCCTCTGTGCTGTGCATTTTCTCAATGGTCTCATCTTGTTTAATCTTTACAACCTGAGACGTGAACAACTATTTCTCCCAGtttaaatttggggaaattgAGTTTCAGAAGGCTAAAGGAATCTGTTCCAGGTTATACGGTTTCTAAGAGGCATAGCTGGGTCTGGAACTATTAGATCTTTGACTCTTTTCATGGACTCACACCTGTCACTACCAGCCTTGCCGTCGTGTTGCTGTCTCAGTTCTGTTGACATTTTGCCCAAATGATGTTCTTAAGAAACTCAGACTGTATGCTGGGGCAGAGAAAGCCAGCAGGGCAGAGGACATTTGCCCCAGATGCTGGCCAGGTGATTGTGCCCCAGATCTGGTGATTGAGAGAAGATGGATTGCTATTATGCAGAAACAGCACATTTACAGTTTGGAGGATGGATGTGGAAATTTgatgtgtttctctctctctctctctttttttatataaCAATTCCTGTGACAAGATTACCTTCTCCTCTATTTCTTATTGTTCAAAGCGTTGGCCTAGAAAATAAGTTATCTAAgaactttaatatttcttgtg
This Camelus ferus isolate YT-003-E chromosome 10, BCGSAC_Cfer_1.0, whole genome shotgun sequence DNA region includes the following protein-coding sequences:
- the LOC116666676 gene encoding LOW QUALITY PROTEIN: ferritin light chain-like (The sequence of the model RefSeq protein was modified relative to this genomic sequence to represent the inferred CDS: inserted 1 base in 1 codon), which gives rise to MSTELRQQHDGKAGSDRSSQIRQNYSTKVEAAVNRLVNVCSRASYTYLSVGFYFHCGDAALDSLGQFSHXLAEETREGTQPVSKMQNQHSGHARFQDMPNPSQAEGGKTQDPVEAAIPLKENLNQALLDLHALGSARPDLYLCDILDSHFLGEDVKLIKKMGKHLTNLCRLASPEAGRGNYLFQRLNLKHD